In a genomic window of Macadamia integrifolia cultivar HAES 741 unplaced genomic scaffold, SCU_Mint_v3 scaffold624, whole genome shotgun sequence:
- the LOC122069465 gene encoding homocysteine S-methyltransferase 2-like → MGFGSVEPSSVMYDFLEKSSGCAVIDGGLATELERQGADLNDPLWSAKCLLSSPELIRRVHLDYLEAGADILITASYQATIQGFETKGLTREASEALLQRSVKIALDARNIYYERCKDCTTDDTGNGKFFKTRPILVAASVGSYGAYLADGSEYSGQYGDAVNVETLKDFHRRRVQVLAGSGADLIAFETTPNKLEAQAYAQLLEEEDINIPAWFSFNSKDGVNVVSGDSWPECVAIADSCEKVVAVGINCTPPRFIHGLIVSAKKVTTKPILIYPNSGETYDADRKEWVESTRVSDQDFVSYVSKWHEIGASLIGGCCRTTPNTIRGITRALREESAFKA, encoded by the exons ATGGGGTTTGGAAGCGTGGAACCATCGTCTGTAATGTACGATTTCCTGGAAAAATCCAGTGGTTGCGCCGTTATTGATGGTGGTCTTGCAACGGAGCTCGAACGACAGGGGGCTGACCTCAATGATCCTCTCTGGAGCGCCAAATGCCTCTTAAGTTCCCCTGAACTCATTCGAAGG GTGCATCTGGATTACCTTGAAGCTGGTGCCGATATTCTAATCACAGCCTCTTACCAG GCTACCATTCAGGGCTTTGAGACTAAAGGCTTGACAAGAGAAGCAAGTGAAGCTTTGCTGCAGAGGAGTGTCAAAATTGCGCTGGATGCACGCAATATCTATTATGAGAGATGCAAAGATTGTACAACTGATGATACTGGAAATGGAAAGTTTTTCAAAACACGCCCAATCTTAGTTGCAGCATCTGTAGGAAGCTATGGTGCTTATTTAGCTGATGGATCTGAGTACAG TGGGCAATATGGAGATGCAGTTAACGTGGAAACTCTGAAAGATTTTCACAGGAGAAGAGTTCAGGTTTTGGCTGGTTCAGGTGCTGACCTGATTGCATTTGAAACTACTCCAAATAAGCTAGAAGCTCAG GCTTATGCTCAGCTTCTTGAGGAAGAAGATATTAACATTCCAGCATGGTTTTCTTTTAACTCCAAAGATGGTGTCAATGTGGTTAGTGGAGATTCTTGGCCTGAGTGTGTCGCAATTGCTGATTCATGTGAGAAGGTTGTTGCTGTAGGAATCAACTGTACCCCTCCTAGATTTATTCACGGACTCATTGTGTCTGCTAAGAAG GTAACAACTAAACCAATACTTATTTATCCAAACAGTGGTGAGACATATGATGCTGACCGTAAGGAGTGGGTG GAGTCTACCAGAGTTTCAGACCAAGATTTTGTCTCTTACGTTAGTAAGTGGCATGAGATTGGAGCTTCCCTCATTGGAGGCTGCTGCCGGACAACTCCAAATACTATCAGAGGCATAACTAGAGCTCTCAGGGAGGAATCTGCATTTAAAGCTTGA